TGGAACCTACTAAACAAGTCCCCTGtcagacagaggaggaatcAGGAACCAGTCAACCCCCCTCCGCGGAAGGCGCAGGGTCACTCTGTGAAGGCAGCGCTGAGAGTGAAACTACACATCAAGCGAAGCCGTGCGCCGACACTTCTGCTGCACCAGAGGCGGAAGCCTACAGCAGGCCTGAAGCGTCTTCGGGCTCTGGAACTTCTCCTTCCAACTCATCAGGGGCGATCGACAGTCGCAACTCCGTCGTGCTTGCAACTCTACAAGATGTCTTGCTGGCGAATCCCACTGATAAATGTTTAGTGTCCGACGTCGATGAGCAGTTGCTCATCAATGTCTTCTTCAATTCCCCAGTTCGAGTAAGCTTTAGATTTCGACGGATATTTTGTAAAGTTCCAGTCCTGTATTAAACGCTCGGAAGGCCGTTTCGAGCTCGCATAGCCGGAATTCGGTTGCACAGCGACTGCCGTGGGGCCTTGTTTATCAGCATGTTCTTCCGTTTTCAGACTCAGACGTCCCACGGTTTAGCCGTTTCAGTAACATAGAGAAGTTACCAAATGCCGTATTGCATTCTTGTACTTCAGATTACCTCGATGGCCATACGTTCGACAGCACCACCTGCAAACTTCGACTGGAGGAAACCAAGTACCACGGATGATGACGAAGATTTGCCTGAGGAAGGCACAATCTCCGAGCCCAAACTAATGAAGGTAAATTCAGCGCCGTATGAGCATTGAGGTGTCTGGATCTTGCCGGCGAATAGTATACTGCGCTACTTGGAAACCACACTGTACCATATTGACATTCTTGACCTAGCTTGGTGCAGAGCTGACACTAGTTGAACATACGGGTGGACCTCCGATAGTAGAGAGGGGCGGGTCGGTGAGGAGCCTAAGAAGTGCAGGACATCACAGACTGATTTGAAATATGCTGGCATTATCGGTGACAAATGCTGTCATCTTTTTAGAGGCACGGCTTTTCTGAGGAAGACTTTTGATGGAGTGGCGAGTTGTGGAATCTCGCCTAGCCGCTCCTGCAATCAATCATCCTTGCGTCTGATCCGCTTAATGTGCGTCTTTTATAGGTTTACAGTAACAACACTAACCTCGATTTCAGCACGGTGTACGACGAAACGCCTGCACAGGTTATTACCTTAACCCCAGGTCAATTGAAAGGAGAGGAGCGCTTGCTACTGCGCGGTAGCAAGTTCCAGAGGTGTTCGTCTTTGCACATATTCATAGAAAAGAACCAGGCAAATTCGATCCATACGTTCATCAATCGGATATCTCTCTATGGTTACGTGAACAAGAATTACGCCAGCTAAGAGTAGCCAGATGCGTGGCTTTTGTTACGTACATGATCTCATGAGGGACTGTTCGGTAAGCAGCGAATCAAAGCTATTGCTTTCGTTGGATCTGCCCAGGCACACGGCTTGTCTGATACTCAGGTCGTGTGGTACAGGCATGTTCGTTGAAACGTGCGTCGCGGGTCGATGCTGAGCCGAAACTTCACCACTGCCAGTTTTTACGTGGTGTGCGGCTCGGTGGAGTCCCGGTCACTTATACAAGGAACCTACTGATCGATCTATACCGCTTTCATCGTTTCAGACTGACAGTGCGGGCATGTAGAGGGTCCTGCGATCACTGAGTAGCTGCACCCGTGAAGGATAACTAATTCAATCGACTTCAACACCGGTCACTCATGATGAACAGGAATGATACTAGATGAGGACAGATGCCTACGAAGCAGTCAAAAATTTCTTGATCTTCGGCCAAAGATATAAATGGGATCACGCAGAATTATGTAGCTGGACTTCAGGCCACAGCTCACATTATAGCTTTTGTTATAGCATGACCTACAATCTCGTACTCGCGCAGCTGGTAGCACGGTCAGAAGCAGCTCTGCGAAACGCCCGTGTTTCCCATGTCTTAATTTCATGAGCTTTGCGAAAACGGATCAGTCGCCGTTCCAGTCACCAGCTGCATCACAGTCACCTACGTGTTTCTGATGGCGGGCCTTCCAACGACAGAAGCGGCTGGCTGACGGAGTGTCACGGGAAAGACAAGCCTTTGGCAGGCGGGTGCGGAAAGCGAAACTGCGGCTAATGCCACGTTTGATATTAGTCGAAATAGCAAAAGCTTCACTCATGGTTTCCTACGCTTGTGGAACAGCGAGCGGCTGTCACTGCTTCAGCTTCTTGCGTAATCGCAGACGCGCGAGGCACCACTTAGTCCAGCTGTGATCCGCAACGTGAGTGTCTCGATCGTTGCTCCCTGTGGTCTGGCTGACTATTTCTGAGTCTCACAGTCTACCTTTTATTCGAAGATGGCTGAAAATAAGAGCTTCTGCGCTTTCACTACATAAGGAGCAGTGGAAGTCTAATCATGtggtctctttcctcttctcaacGCCTCATTTCAAACATGATtttgaatcgattcaggagTCAGTGGGGTGACAAAGCAGCATCGCACTTCAGAACAGACAAGTCAAACTGTTCACGATGATTTTTGTTTCGGCACACTAATGATGTGCTCACAAACATGTCACAGGCTTCGCATCCCAGTCGACGCAGATGCGCAAGACTTTTGCGGCGTTGCTTGAAACGCCACTCCATCTCATCGTTTGCTCGATGCTGAGTAAGCAACACAGATTTCATGATAGAAGAAACGCCAATGCATTAAATTGTTCATGTCACCATCTGCCGAAACCACCGGTTTCGAAGCCGAATACTGCAGTTCCAGGCCTTCTCCTCATACCATTAGACGTAGCTGCGTAGTCACTGTATTCTCTGTCATTGGACGTTGGCATAACTGATGCAGACAGCTGTGGAGACGTCAGCGTCGCCTCCTGAGGCTGCCCCCATCCGCGAAATCCCGTGCTGGA
This window of the Toxoplasma gondii ME49 chromosome VI, whole genome shotgun sequence genome carries:
- a CDS encoding hypothetical protein (encoded by transcript TGME49_240500): MANIDSTAANTNRMREHMSMKQMQAGKQQEQEEDLCMCYNVVNFKLSVCLNQLEPTKQVPCQTEEESGTSQPPSAEGAGSLCEGSAESETTHQAKPCADTSAAPEAEAYSRPEASSGSGTSPSNSSGAIDSRNSVVLATLQDVLLANPTDKCLVSDVDEQLLINVFFNSPVRITSMAIRSTAPPANFDWRKPSTTDDDEDLPEEGTISEPKLMKVYSNNTNLDFSTVYDETPAQVITLTPGQLKGEERLLLRGSKFQRCSSLHIFIEKNQANSIHTFINRISLYGYVNKNYAS